One stretch of Glandiceps talaboti chromosome 7, keGlaTala1.1, whole genome shotgun sequence DNA includes these proteins:
- the LOC144437719 gene encoding uncharacterized protein LOC144437719, with protein MTVRMWTTCISYVVVLLAMQVVLTRGKKKDDGDEVYNLNDKCNAVIDVPGNKDVQLLAKGGTTLTSEENCTVNFKARPGRKNVLTFTTFDLPKKNDGSCEEALTLYDGEDDSAPALTEANGLCGALTEIKDFHESTTENITVKFTTGESGLDNGFTLVVTSASEGNCTDSEFKCDNGNCIDANLVDNFRDNCGDKSDEGFWRKTALTVWEKLMEFGLAAAIGIIVAGVVVFIIITVCLVCCICKCCCSKVTPI; from the exons ATGACAGTTCGAATGTGGACTACCTGTATCAGCTACGTCGTTGTTTTGCTTGCGATGCAAGTTGTTCTTACCCGTGGCAAGAAAAAAGATGATGGCGATGAAG TCTACAATTTAAACGACAAATGCAACGCAGTCATTGACGTGCCGGGCAATAAGGATGTTCAATTACTGGCAAAAGGCGGAACTACGCTAACGAGTGAAGAGAATTGTACAGTTAACTTCAAAGCCAGGCCAGGCAGAAAGAACGTGTTAACGTTCACCACATTCGATTTACCCAAGAAAAACGATGGGTCGTGTGAAGAAGCCCTGACGCTATACGATGGTGAAGACGATTCTGCTCCAGCGTTGACGGAAGCTAATGGACTGTGTGGCGCACTTACTGAGATTAAAGACTTCCATGAAAGTACCACAGAGAATATTACTGTAAAGTTTACAACTGGAGAGTCTGGTCTTGACAATGGCTTCACGCTGGTTGTTACAAGTGCTTCAGAAG GAAACTGTACCGATTCAGAATTTAAGTGCGACAACGGCAACTGCATTGACGCTAACCTCGTAGACAATTTTAGAGATAACTGCGGTGATAAGAGTGACGAAG GTTTTTGGAGAAAGACAGCACTTACTGTGTGGGAGAAGTTGATGGAATTTGGTTTGGCGGCAGCTATAGGGATTATTGTAGCTGGTGTTGTCGTGTTCATTATCATAACTGTGTGTCTTGTTTGCTGTATTTGTAAATGTTGTTGTAGTAAGGTGACACCCATTTAG
- the LOC144437527 gene encoding low-density lipoprotein receptor-related protein 3-like codes for MAVALYAVLVLVTIQAGPSQGAIDDGDEYYLTQNCDLVIDVPGNKDVVLYSQSGVQYTGNQDCVVTLKARPGKKSLVTFSIFDVNKNDDGTCEDALELYDGNDDSAPALTPANGLCGVLNDIADFYDSSAENITIKFTTGASGFGGGFTVIVTSVSNGTCEDSEFKCDNGLCIDPNLKDNLRDNCGDKSDENELFGKALTLWEKLMDFGLAAAIGILVAGVIVLIILIVCLACCICKCCCKKVSPV; via the exons ATGGCGGTTGCCTTATATGCCGTTCTTGTTTTAGTCACAATTCAAGCTGGTCCAAGCCAAGGGGCTATCGATGATGGCGATG AATACTATTTGACCCAAAATTGCGACCTAGTTATTGACGTACCGGGTAACAAAGATGTCGTATTGTACTCTCAATCCGGGGTTCAGTATACTGGCAACCAAGATTGCGTGGTCACCTTGAAAGCTAGACCTGGCAAAAAAAGTTTGGTGACGTTTTCTATATTCGACGTCAATAAAAATGACGACGGTACATGTGAAGATGCACTGGAGTTATACGATGGCAACGACGACTCAGCCCCAGCGTTGACGCCAGCTAATGGACTGTGTGGTGTACTAAACGACATTGCAGACTTTTATGACAGCAGCGCAGAAAACATCACAATAAAATTTACTACAGGTGCATCTGGTTTTGGGGGTGGATTCACAGTCATTGTCACAAGTGTTTCAAACG GAACCTGCGAGGATTCCGAATTCAAGTGTGATAATGGGTTATGCATCGACccaaacttaaaagacaatttaCGAGATAATTGTGGTGACAAGAGTGATGAGA ACGAGCTATTTGGGAAGGCCCTTACTCTATGGGAAAAGTTGATGGATTTCGGTCTTGCCGCAGCCATCGGTATCTTGGTGGCTGGAGTTATCGTTTTGATTATTCTCATCGTTTGTCTGGCTTGCTGTATCTGCAAGTGTTGTTGTAAAAAGGTGTCGCCGGTGTAA